DNA from Sphingomonas sp. SUN039:
GGTTTCGTGACGACCGAAACCGGCACCCTCTATAACTCGATGACGTGGCAGCCGCCCAAGCGTTAGTTCCGCGAGGGGAAAACGCCCTGCAACGCGATGCACCAGCTGAGCACGGTAAACGGCTGTCGGTTCTCGTGTCCCTGGCTTCCGCCGGTATTGCTGATCGTATCAGCCGACATGGTACCGCTGGGCACACCCGTGCCGTAAATCTGCGCCGGTGTCGTTGCACCGCCGGCCAGCGCCACCAGCCCCTGCGCGACCGCTTTGGTATTGGTCGGGATGATTCCGGCAGGATTTGCCAGTGCGACCGCATTGCTGGCCTGTGCGACATGGTTGTGCGACGGCATTTCGGTGATCAGCAACGTGTGCGCTTCTTCGCCGCCGGCCTGACCCTGAGTGAAGCCGTTGCCGACATGAATCGGCGACCGCCCCTGAAGGTTGGGCAGCGCAAAATTTTGCACGCCGTTGCCACCATACATTGTGCCAAGCAGCGAAAACAGCGCCTGATTCTGGTTGATCGGCAACAACTGGCCGTTGCAAAACGCCCAGCCCTTTGGCGCGAAGTTGAATGACATCAACCTGAGTTCGCCGAGAAAGGGTGTACCCATGTTCGAAACTCCCAAAATGCTCTTTAGAGCCGGTTAGATGACCGACGTGTTCGAAGTCAGCCGCGCGGCGGGAAAACCCCCTGCAGCGCGATGCAGTAATTGAGCGTCAGATACGGCATCAGGTTGTTGTGCGGCTGGTTGCCGCCCTGAAGCTGAACCGCTTGTGCGTTCATCTGAACATCGGGCGCAGCGGTCTGGTACAAGGCGATCGACCCGTTCGTCGCGCCATTGGGATAGGCACCCTTGGCCAGCGCATT
Protein-coding regions in this window:
- a CDS encoding phage tail protein, whose protein sequence is MGTPFLGELRLMSFNFAPKGWAFCNGQLLPINQNQALFSLLGTMYGGNGVQNFALPNLQGRSPIHVGNGFTQGQAGGEEAHTLLITEMPSHNHVAQASNAVALANPAGIIPTNTKAVAQGLVALAGGATTPAQIYGTGVPSGTMSADTISNTGGSQGHENRQPFTVLSWCIALQGVFPSRN